One genomic segment of Hydra vulgaris chromosome 14, alternate assembly HydraT2T_AEP includes these proteins:
- the LOC136091063 gene encoding phosphatidylinositol 4-phosphate 5-kinase-like → MRLRHTNDDDNDDDDDDDNDDNDDDDDDDYDDNNDDDDNDDNDNDDNNDDNHDDSGYKCSLTYNPTTIPTPKQNRARNIIWFNLPFSKNVSTNVGKCFLKLIDKHFPNNNKLHKIFYMNTVKVSYSYMPSLKSIINSHNKYILYNNTNPNQQNCNYYNKNLCPLFNKRLTSNIVYIAAITTDNLHSTSNEKRYIEISETPFKLRYANHVKSFNISKYKNDTELSKHGWKLKKLI, encoded by the exons ATGCGACTAAGGCATAcaaatgatgatgataatgatgatgatgatgatgatgataatgatgataatgacgatgacgatgatgatgattatgatgataataatgatgatgatgataatgatgataatgataatgatgataacaATGATGATAATCATGatgat TCTGGTTATAAATGTAGTCTAACATATAATCCTACAACAATACCAACTCCAAAACAGAACAGAGCCCGCAACATCATTTGGTTTAACCTTCCATTTAGTAAAAACGTTAGCACCAACGtaggaaaatgttttttgaaacttattgACAAACATTTTCCTAATAACAACAAACTGCATAAAATCTTTTACATGAACACAgtcaaagttagctacagttatATGCCAAgtttaaaatctataataaattcgcacaacaaatacattttatacaacAATACAAACCCTAATCAACAGAACTGTAActactataataaaaatctcTGTCCGTTGTTCAATAAACGTTTAACAAGCAACATTGTTTATATAGCAGCTATTACAACTGATAACCTTCATTCAACTTCAAATGAAAAACGCTACATTGAGATAAGTGAGACTCCGTTTAAATTAAGATACGCTAATCACGTTAAATCATTTAACAtttctaaatacaaaaatgatactgAGCTTTCAAAACATGGATGGAAGTTAAAAAAGCTAATTTAG